The following are encoded in a window of Nocardioides houyundeii genomic DNA:
- the ftsW gene encoding putative lipid II flippase FtsW yields MTTANPEHVPRGTFGTQRLALKQALDRPLTSYYLLLGSSALLLTIGLIMVLSASSVNSFRVYDDSYAIVKRQLMWVLIGVPAAFVASRVPLRHLRRLAYPGYLAAIVLLALVAKFGVTVNGNKNWLAVGPFALQPSEFAKLAIVLWAAHVYAHKERRLGDLHHVMVPVVPGLLAIITLVVVGHDLGTALVLFAILLSMLWIVGAPARLFAFCLTIVGVLALFLASTSPERRGRLTNFVDPFKDYHDSGWQPAHGLYALSSGGWLGEGIGRSIQKWGDLPEAHTDFIFAVLGEELGLVGTLLVVGLFLTIAYAATRVAATTTDPFVRYMTFGIVVWLLGQMIINVGMVLALLPVIGIPLPLVSYGGSALVPSLVALGLLIGFARREPEAAAALAARRRPGSVGLAAGPPVGPDKT; encoded by the coding sequence ATGACCACCGCCAACCCCGAGCACGTCCCGCGCGGCACCTTCGGCACCCAGCGGCTGGCCCTCAAGCAGGCCCTGGACCGCCCGCTCACCTCGTACTACCTGTTGCTGGGCTCCTCGGCGCTCCTGCTGACCATCGGCCTGATCATGGTGCTGAGCGCCTCGAGCGTGAACTCGTTCCGGGTCTACGACGACTCCTACGCGATCGTGAAGCGCCAGCTCATGTGGGTGCTCATCGGCGTCCCGGCGGCCTTCGTCGCCTCACGCGTCCCGTTGCGGCACCTCAGGCGGCTCGCCTACCCGGGATACCTGGCCGCGATCGTGCTGCTGGCGCTGGTGGCGAAGTTCGGCGTGACCGTGAACGGCAACAAGAACTGGCTGGCGGTCGGCCCGTTCGCCCTCCAGCCCTCGGAGTTCGCCAAGCTGGCGATCGTGCTCTGGGCCGCGCACGTGTACGCCCACAAGGAGCGGCGACTCGGCGACCTGCACCACGTGATGGTGCCGGTGGTCCCCGGGCTGCTGGCGATCATCACCCTGGTCGTGGTGGGGCACGACCTGGGGACCGCGCTGGTGCTCTTCGCCATCCTGCTGTCGATGCTGTGGATCGTCGGCGCCCCGGCACGGCTCTTCGCGTTCTGCCTGACGATCGTCGGAGTGCTGGCGCTCTTCCTGGCCTCCACGAGCCCCGAGCGCCGGGGCCGGCTGACGAACTTCGTCGACCCCTTCAAGGACTACCACGACAGCGGCTGGCAGCCCGCTCACGGGCTCTACGCCCTGTCCTCGGGCGGATGGCTCGGCGAGGGGATCGGGCGCTCGATCCAGAAGTGGGGAGACCTGCCGGAGGCCCACACCGACTTCATCTTCGCGGTGCTCGGCGAGGAGCTCGGCCTGGTCGGCACGCTCCTGGTCGTCGGCCTGTTCCTCACGATCGCCTACGCCGCCACCCGGGTCGCGGCCACCACGACCGACCCGTTCGTGCGCTACATGACGTTCGGCATCGTGGTGTGGCTGCTCGGGCAGATGATCATCAACGTCGGGATGGTGCTGGCACTGCTGCCGGTCATCGGCATCCCGCTCCCGCTCGTCTCCTACGGAGGATCCGCCCTCGTGCCCTCACTGGTGGCCCTCGGCCTGCTGATCGGCTTCGCGCGACGCGAGCCGGAGGCGGCCGCCGCGCTCGCCGCCCGTCGGCGTCCGGGTTCGGTGGGCCTGGCGGCCGGTCCGCCCGTCGGCCCGGACAAGACTTAG
- the murG gene encoding undecaprenyldiphospho-muramoylpentapeptide beta-N-acetylglucosaminyltransferase encodes MHVLLAGGGTAGHTSPLLATADAILRLAPEATITCLGTSTGLEARLVPQAGFPLEVVPRVPLPRRPGADLLRTPGRLWQARAAALEVVDRVRPDVVVGFGGYVSVPAYLAARSRGLPLVVHEGNALPGIANKLGARLTTHVATSFPGTPLPHAVHLGLPVRRMISTLDRAALRDQARAAFGLDPERPTLLVTGGSQGAARINQAMVGAAPDLGAAGVQVLHVVGPKQQVAAPETGVPYVVVNYVDRMHLAYAAADAVLCRAGSNTVTEVSGTGLPAVYVPLPIGNGEQALNARPVVDAGGGLMVADQALSSEWVAATLPGLLNDPDRLRLMGAAASHAVVLDADEKLARMILEAAR; translated from the coding sequence ATGCACGTCCTGCTCGCCGGCGGTGGCACCGCCGGCCACACGTCCCCCCTGCTCGCGACCGCTGACGCGATCCTGCGACTGGCCCCCGAGGCCACCATCACCTGCCTGGGCACCTCGACGGGCCTGGAGGCTCGGCTGGTTCCCCAGGCCGGGTTCCCCCTGGAGGTGGTGCCTCGGGTGCCGCTTCCGCGCAGGCCCGGGGCCGACCTGCTGCGCACGCCCGGGCGGTTGTGGCAGGCCCGCGCGGCGGCGCTGGAGGTCGTGGACCGGGTCCGGCCCGACGTGGTGGTCGGCTTCGGCGGCTACGTCTCCGTGCCGGCGTACCTGGCCGCGCGCAGCCGGGGACTCCCGCTGGTGGTCCACGAGGGCAACGCACTGCCCGGCATCGCCAACAAGCTCGGCGCCCGGCTGACGACCCATGTCGCCACCAGCTTCCCCGGCACCCCCCTTCCGCACGCGGTCCACCTCGGCCTCCCGGTACGCCGGATGATCTCCACGCTCGACCGGGCCGCGCTGCGCGACCAGGCGCGCGCCGCCTTCGGGCTCGACCCGGAGCGACCCACCCTGCTGGTCACCGGCGGGTCACAGGGCGCCGCCCGGATCAACCAGGCGATGGTCGGTGCAGCCCCCGACCTCGGCGCCGCCGGGGTCCAGGTGCTGCACGTGGTCGGTCCCAAGCAGCAGGTGGCGGCGCCGGAGACCGGCGTCCCGTACGTCGTGGTGAACTACGTCGACCGGATGCACCTGGCCTACGCCGCGGCGGACGCGGTGCTGTGCCGCGCCGGCAGCAACACCGTCACCGAGGTGTCGGGGACGGGGCTCCCGGCCGTCTACGTCCCGCTGCCGATCGGCAACGGCGAGCAGGCGCTGAACGCCCGGCCGGTCGTCGACGCCGGGGGAGGGCTGATGGTGGCCGACCAGGCGCTGTCGAGCGAGTGGGTGGCCGCGACGTTGCCCGGCCTGCTCAACGACCCGGACCGACTGCGCCTGATGGGCGCCGCCGCCTCGCACGCCGTCGTCCTGGACGCTGACGAGAAGCTGGCCCGGATGATCCTGGAGGCCGCCCGGTGA